The following proteins are co-located in the Helicobacter pylori genome:
- the cheV1 gene encoding chemotaxis protein CheV1, producing the protein MADSLAGIDQVTSLHKNNELQLLCFRLGKNKDLYAVNVFKIREVVKYHGNLTIISHENNSLVEGLIIIRELTIPLIDMKKWFYYDSQNKSKDLRPYRIEKEKGEDDIVMICEFSRWTIGVRIYEADRILSKKWTEMEQSTGLGGSAGNNKLVSRTRYFDGRLVQVVDIEKMLIDVFPWIEDEKHSDLETLSKIHSNQCVLLADDSPSVLKTMQMILDKLGVKHIDFINGKTLLEHLFNPTTDVSNIGLIITDLEMPEASGFEVIKQVKNNPLTSKIPIVVNSSMSGSSNEDMARSLKADDFISKSNPKDIQRVVKQFLESA; encoded by the coding sequence ATGGCTGATAGTTTAGCGGGCATTGATCAAGTTACGAGTTTGCATAAAAATAACGAGTTGCAATTGTTGTGTTTCAGGCTGGGTAAAAACAAGGATTTGTATGCGGTCAATGTCTTTAAGATCCGTGAAGTGGTGAAATACCATGGCAATCTCACCATCATCAGCCACGAAAACAATTCGCTCGTTGAGGGGCTAATCATTATAAGAGAGCTCACCATTCCCTTGATTGATATGAAAAAATGGTTTTATTATGACAGCCAGAACAAAAGCAAGGATTTACGCCCTTACAGGATAGAAAAAGAAAAAGGCGAAGACGATATTGTTATGATTTGTGAGTTTTCTCGCTGGACCATAGGGGTTAGGATCTATGAAGCGGATAGGATTTTGAGCAAGAAATGGACTGAAATGGAGCAAAGCACTGGGCTAGGGGGATCTGCTGGGAATAACAAACTCGTGAGCCGCACGCGCTATTTTGACGGGCGCTTGGTGCAAGTGGTGGATATTGAAAAAATGCTTATAGATGTGTTCCCTTGGATTGAAGATGAAAAACACAGCGATTTAGAGACGCTCTCTAAAATCCATTCTAACCAATGCGTTTTGCTCGCTGATGACTCCCCAAGCGTTTTAAAAACCATGCAAATGATTTTAGACAAGCTAGGCGTCAAGCATATAGATTTTATCAATGGTAAAACCTTATTAGAGCATTTATTCAACCCCACAACCGATGTGAGCAACATTGGTCTTATCATTACCGATTTAGAAATGCCAGAAGCGAGCGGTTTTGAAGTGATCAAACAGGTTAAAAACAATCCTTTAACTTCAAAAATCCCTATCGTGGTCAATTCTTCTATGAGCGGGAGCTCTAATGAAGACATGGCCAGGAGTTTAAAGGCCGATGATTTCATCTCCAAATCTAACCCCAAAGACATACAGCGAGTGGTTAAGCAATTTTTGGAATCAGCATGA
- the nspC gene encoding carboxynorspermidine decarboxylase, with translation MKKYSAIPTPCYVLESERLEKNAKILEIVRQQSGTKVLLALKGYAFWREFGILRQKLNGCCASGLYEAKLAFEEFGGRESHKEICVYSPAFKEAEMSAILPLATSIIFNSFYQYATYKDRILDKNKQLENLGLSPIKMGLRINPLYSEVTPAIYNPCSKMSRLGITPSGFEKGVKEHGLEGVSGLHFHTHCEQNADALCRTLEHVERHFKPYLENMAWVNFGGGHHITRSDYDVNLLIQTIKDFKERYHDIEVILEPGEAIGWQCGFLIASVIDIVQNDQEIAILDASFSAHMPDCLEMPYRPSILKISVENDEEIIEMEKGENQGAFSYFLGGPTCLAGDFMGSFSFEKPLKRGDKIVFQDMLHYTIVKNNSFNGVPLPSLAKIDSQGFKILKSFSYEDYKNRN, from the coding sequence ATGAAAAAATACAGCGCTATCCCCACCCCTTGCTATGTGCTAGAGAGCGAACGCTTAGAAAAAAACGCTAAGATTTTAGAAATCGTGCGCCAACAAAGCGGGACAAAGGTTTTGCTCGCTTTAAAGGGGTATGCGTTTTGGCGTGAGTTTGGGATTTTAAGGCAAAAATTGAACGGGTGTTGCGCAAGCGGTCTTTATGAGGCTAAGCTCGCTTTTGAAGAATTTGGGGGGCGAGAGAGCCATAAGGAAATTTGCGTTTATAGCCCGGCTTTTAAAGAGGCTGAAATGAGCGCGATTTTACCCCTAGCGACAAGCATCATTTTCAACTCTTTTTACCAATACGCCACCTATAAAGACAGGATTTTAGACAAAAACAAGCAATTAGAAAACTTGGGCTTAAGCCCCATTAAAATGGGTTTGAGGATAAACCCTCTCTATAGCGAAGTAACCCCAGCGATCTATAACCCATGCTCTAAAATGAGCCGGTTAGGGATTACGCCTAGCGGATTTGAAAAAGGGGTGAAAGAGCATGGCTTAGAGGGGGTGAGCGGGTTGCACTTCCATACGCATTGCGAGCAAAACGCTGACGCTTTGTGCCGGACTTTAGAGCATGTAGAAAGGCATTTCAAGCCCTATTTAGAAAACATGGCGTGGGTGAATTTTGGTGGGGGGCATCATATCACTAGGAGCGATTACGATGTGAATTTGCTCATCCAAACGATTAAGGATTTCAAAGAGCGTTATCATGATATAGAAGTGATTTTAGAGCCTGGGGAAGCCATAGGGTGGCAATGCGGGTTTTTAATCGCAAGCGTGATAGATATTGTTCAAAACGATCAAGAAATTGCGATCTTAGACGCTTCTTTTAGCGCTCACATGCCCGATTGCTTAGAAATGCCTTATCGCCCCAGTATCCTTAAAATTTCCGTAGAAAACGATGAAGAAATTATTGAAATGGAAAAGGGCGAAAATCAAGGGGCGTTTTCTTATTTTTTAGGCGGCCCTACTTGTTTAGCGGGGGATTTTATGGGGAGCTTTAGTTTTGAGAAGCCTTTAAAAAGGGGCGATAAAATCGTGTTTCAAGACATGCTCCATTATACGATTGTCAAAAACAACTCGTTTAATGGCGTGCCGCTCCCAAGCCTGGCTAAAATAGATTCGCAAGGTTTTAAGATCCTCAAAAGCTTTTCTTATGAAGATTATAAAAACAGGAATTAA